A region of Desulfonatronum thiodismutans DNA encodes the following proteins:
- a CDS encoding SAM-dependent methyltransferase: MGFAVPRDGVGYLAPEGFLPELLRELGPVERVLGRLALCSAPPAQHMDDHPATAFPATVFPAWAQNIWHDLRVIPFTSIAQAATALKGLGPRWALYDEHLPRRGRARLIQQRLRGPSSRPLVFGDPLPKLPLGSWTLLDDSTLLASPRCSSPFVHGEALFAEDKTGPPSRAYLKLWEVFTLLDQRPDPGQLCLDLGSSPGGWTWVLHKLGALVISVDKAPLDPRLAGLPGIIFRPESAFAQAPQAFGPVDWLFSDVVCYPERLLALVRRWLEAGTVRNMVCTIKFQGETDFQVVDQFRSIPHSRLLHLAHNKHELTWIWRKNSGDRIQDLFS, from the coding sequence ATGGGATTCGCGGTGCCGCGAGACGGCGTCGGGTATCTCGCGCCCGAGGGGTTTCTGCCGGAGCTGCTGCGGGAACTGGGGCCGGTTGAGCGTGTTTTGGGACGCTTGGCGCTCTGCTCCGCGCCGCCCGCTCAGCATATGGATGATCATCCGGCAACTGCTTTTCCGGCAACCGTATTTCCGGCCTGGGCGCAAAACATCTGGCACGATCTCCGGGTGATCCCCTTCACGTCCATAGCCCAGGCCGCCACGGCGCTCAAGGGGTTGGGCCCGCGCTGGGCCTTGTACGACGAACACCTGCCGCGCCGGGGGCGGGCTCGCTTGATCCAGCAACGGTTGCGCGGCCCCTCTTCCCGGCCCCTGGTCTTCGGCGACCCGTTGCCGAAACTCCCTCTTGGTTCCTGGACCCTGCTCGACGACTCCACCCTGCTGGCCTCACCCCGTTGCTCCAGCCCGTTCGTCCACGGGGAGGCGCTGTTCGCGGAGGACAAGACCGGCCCGCCCAGCCGGGCCTATCTGAAGCTGTGGGAAGTGTTCACCTTGCTGGACCAGCGTCCCGATCCGGGCCAACTCTGTCTGGATCTGGGCTCCAGCCCCGGCGGATGGACCTGGGTGCTGCACAAGCTCGGAGCGCTGGTGATCAGCGTGGACAAGGCCCCATTGGACCCACGGCTGGCCGGGCTGCCGGGGATCATCTTTCGGCCTGAAAGCGCCTTTGCCCAGGCCCCACAAGCTTTTGGCCCGGTGGACTGGCTGTTCTCGGACGTGGTCTGCTATCCCGAGCGCCTGCTGGCCCTGGTCCGCCGCTGGCTGGAGGCCGGGACGGTCCGAAACATGGTCTGCACCATCAAGTTCCAAGGGGAGACGGACTTCCAGGTCGTGGACCAGTTCCGCTCCATCCCCCACTCCCGCCTCCTGCACCTCGCGCACAACAAGCACGAATTGACGTGGATTTGGAGGAAGAATTCAGGAGACAGAATTCAGGATCTGTTCTCCTGA
- the thiD gene encoding bifunctional hydroxymethylpyrimidine kinase/phosphomethylpyrimidine kinase, producing the protein MPTPPCLLTIAGSDSSGGAGIQADLKTFTVLGGYGASVLTALTAQNTQGVQDILALPETFVVQQLRSVLDDLPVAAAKTGMLFSADLIRALARELKNKNFPLVVDPVCVSKSGHNLLLPEAVETLKTVFLPLADLITPNRPEAELLTRMTIADEADVPEALERLLALGPKAVLLKGGHFSGDILTDWLAMPGQQPRAFRHSRLSNQNTHGTGCTLSAAIAAGLGRGLDLETTVSQAVDYIHEAIRTAYPLGRGIGPVNHLHPILLTPKGETDQAINSFSNENSNQ; encoded by the coding sequence ATGCCCACCCCGCCCTGCCTCCTGACCATCGCCGGTTCCGATTCCAGCGGCGGCGCCGGCATCCAGGCCGACCTGAAAACCTTCACCGTGCTGGGCGGCTACGGGGCCTCGGTGCTCACCGCGCTCACGGCCCAGAACACCCAGGGCGTTCAGGACATCCTCGCCTTGCCGGAAACCTTCGTGGTCCAACAGCTGCGCTCGGTCCTGGACGACCTGCCCGTTGCCGCGGCCAAGACCGGGATGCTCTTTTCCGCGGACCTGATCCGCGCCCTGGCCCGTGAACTGAAGAACAAGAACTTTCCTCTGGTGGTGGACCCGGTCTGCGTGAGCAAAAGCGGGCACAATCTGCTCCTGCCCGAGGCCGTGGAAACCCTGAAGACGGTCTTCCTGCCCCTGGCCGACCTGATCACCCCCAATCGCCCGGAAGCGGAACTGCTGACCCGGATGACCATTGCCGACGAGGCCGACGTCCCCGAGGCCCTGGAGCGGCTGCTGGCCCTGGGCCCCAAGGCCGTGCTGCTCAAGGGCGGCCATTTCTCCGGCGACATTCTCACGGACTGGTTGGCCATGCCCGGCCAACAACCGCGTGCCTTCCGACACTCCCGGCTGTCCAACCAGAACACCCACGGCACGGGCTGCACCCTGTCCGCGGCCATCGCCGCGGGCCTGGGCCGCGGCCTGGACCTGGAAACCACGGTGAGCCAAGCCGTGGACTACATCCACGAAGCCATCCGCACCGCATACCCCCTGGGCCGCGGCATCGGACCGGTCAACCACCTGCATCCGATTCTGCTGACACCCAAGGGGGAAACCGACCAAGCCATCAACTCGTTCAGCAATGAAAACAGCAACCAATGA
- a CDS encoding FmdB family zinc ribbon protein, with product MPIYEYLCDDCEKEFEELVFGDPKVICPYCGSARTGKLMSRCRHKSGGGGDTVGTAAPVSSGTGSSCSGCSASSCAGCH from the coding sequence ATGCCGATTTATGAATATCTGTGCGATGATTGCGAGAAGGAGTTCGAGGAACTGGTCTTCGGGGATCCCAAGGTGATCTGCCCGTATTGCGGATCAGCCAGGACCGGCAAGTTGATGTCCCGGTGTCGGCATAAATCCGGCGGCGGGGGCGATACCGTCGGTACGGCGGCTCCGGTGAGTTCCGGAACCGGCTCATCCTGTTCCGGCTGCTCGGCGTCCAGTTGCGCCGGGTGCCATTGA
- the hemC gene encoding hydroxymethylbilane synthase, with translation MLERITIATRGSKLALWQAEHVKSRLLERYPGLEVELLLVKTMGDKIQDVPLAKVGGKGLFVKEIEEALLDGRADLAVHSMKDVPAELPEGLVLGVIPERENMTDALLSVNYDGLDGLPEGARVGTSSLRRRCQLLALRPDLSILNLRGNLDTRVNKLLAGDYDAIIVAQAGMNRLGLSVPKSTPLGPPLFLPAVGQGALGLEYAQDREDLVELLGFLNHPDTHCCVRAERAFLATLEGGCQVPIAGYAHVSAPNRITLRGLVADVDGRTLIVEEATDKPRDAEELGRRVAQAILDRGGREILAEVYGA, from the coding sequence ATGTTGGAACGCATCACCATCGCGACCCGGGGCAGCAAGCTGGCTTTATGGCAAGCGGAGCACGTCAAAAGCAGGCTGCTGGAGCGCTATCCCGGGCTGGAAGTGGAACTGTTGCTGGTCAAGACCATGGGCGACAAGATTCAGGACGTGCCCTTGGCCAAGGTCGGCGGCAAGGGGCTGTTCGTGAAGGAAATCGAGGAGGCCCTGCTTGACGGACGGGCCGACCTGGCCGTGCACAGCATGAAGGACGTACCGGCCGAACTGCCGGAAGGCCTGGTCCTGGGGGTCATCCCGGAACGGGAAAACATGACCGACGCCTTGTTGTCAGTGAATTACGACGGGTTGGACGGGCTGCCCGAGGGCGCTCGGGTGGGCACCAGCAGCCTGCGCCGACGCTGTCAGCTCCTGGCTCTGCGTCCGGACCTGAGTATCCTTAACCTGCGCGGGAACCTGGATACCCGGGTCAACAAGCTGCTGGCCGGAGACTACGACGCGATCATCGTGGCCCAGGCCGGGATGAACCGCCTCGGGCTCAGCGTCCCCAAGTCCACGCCGTTGGGACCGCCGCTGTTCCTGCCCGCCGTGGGCCAGGGGGCGTTGGGGCTGGAATACGCCCAGGACCGCGAGGACCTGGTGGAACTGCTCGGCTTTCTGAATCATCCGGACACGCATTGCTGCGTCCGCGCGGAACGGGCCTTTCTGGCCACCCTGGAGGGCGGATGCCAAGTGCCCATTGCCGGTTACGCCCATGTCAGCGCTCCGAACAGGATCACCCTGCGCGGGCTCGTGGCCGACGTGGACGGCAGGACCCTGATCGTCGAGGAGGCCACGGACAAGCCCCGGGACGCCGAAGAATTGGGCCGCCGGGTGGCTCAGGCGATTCTGGATCGCGGGGGGCGGGAGATATTGGCCGAGGTGTATGGGGCGTGA